From Providencia sp. R33, a single genomic window includes:
- a CDS encoding ABC transporter permease, translating to MNHSASHFSWRRLKALCWKETKQIVRDPSSALIAVLIPLMLLFIFGYGINLDSSKLRLGILMEQQSQPARELVDTFTGSPFVDATISDNRKALIDKMQAGEIRGIIVIPVNFSAQLLQPEGHAAIQIITDGSEPNTANFVQAYTKGVWQIWQQQQGENRADTVSPLIELNMRYWFNEAAISQHFIIPGAISIIITVVGAILTSLVIAREWERGTMEALLSTQITRTELLLSKLLPYQVLGTFVMILCMVVTTFVLGVPYRGSLLVLFVITSLYLATALGMGLLISTITRNQFNAAMVALNAAFLPAIMLSGFIFEIDSMPAIIQWVTYFIPARYFVSSLQTLFLAGDIYWVLLIDFLLLIASAILFIGLTALKTRRRLD from the coding sequence ATGAATCATTCCGCCTCTCATTTTTCATGGCGTCGGCTCAAAGCGTTATGCTGGAAAGAAACCAAACAAATTGTCCGCGACCCCAGCAGTGCCCTAATTGCAGTGCTGATCCCATTGATGTTGCTATTTATTTTTGGCTACGGCATTAACTTGGATTCAAGTAAATTACGCCTTGGCATTTTAATGGAACAACAAAGCCAGCCTGCACGCGAGCTCGTGGATACTTTTACAGGCTCCCCTTTTGTTGATGCCACTATCAGTGATAACCGAAAAGCGTTAATCGACAAAATGCAAGCAGGTGAAATTCGTGGAATTATCGTTATCCCTGTTAATTTTTCGGCCCAATTACTGCAACCTGAAGGCCATGCTGCGATACAAATTATCACTGATGGGAGTGAGCCTAACACCGCCAATTTTGTTCAGGCCTACACCAAAGGCGTCTGGCAAATATGGCAGCAACAACAAGGTGAAAACCGTGCAGATACGGTTTCACCATTAATTGAGCTTAATATGCGTTACTGGTTTAATGAGGCTGCAATCAGCCAACATTTTATTATTCCAGGCGCCATTAGCATTATTATCACCGTTGTTGGGGCAATTTTAACATCACTGGTTATTGCCCGTGAATGGGAGCGCGGCACAATGGAAGCCTTGCTTTCGACTCAAATCACTCGTACTGAATTGTTGCTCTCAAAATTATTACCTTATCAAGTTCTCGGCACTTTTGTGATGATACTGTGCATGGTCGTTACAACCTTTGTTCTGGGCGTACCATATCGCGGGTCATTATTGGTACTGTTTGTTATTACGAGCCTGTACCTTGCAACCGCCCTTGGCATGGGGTTATTAATATCAACCATTACCCGCAACCAATTTAATGCCGCAATGGTGGCCTTAAATGCGGCATTTTTGCCCGCGATTATGTTGTCTGGGTTTATTTTTGAGATTGATAGCATGCCAGCCATTATTCAGTGGGTAACCTATTTTATCCCAGCGCGTTACTTTGTCAGCAGCTTGCAAACGTTGTTCCTTGCAGGGGATATTTACTGGGTATTGCTGATTGATTTCTTATTATTGATTGCCTCTGCAATCTTATTTATTGGTCTGACGGCGCTGAAAACTCGCCGCCGCCTTGATTGA
- a CDS encoding ABC transporter permease yields the protein MFYRLYTLIMKELQSLLQEPQTRIILIMPVIFQMILFPLAATLEVTNSTIAIFDQDGGKHSVELTQRLAKASAFSHVLIVKSEHEVRDTLDNRKALLAVRFSQNFSANIDSHTPANMLLLLDGRNSNSSQIAANYVEQIVMQYQQELTQNQIKPNNSELVIRNWYNPNLDYKWFIVPSLVALITTIGVLIVTSLSIAREREQGTLDQLLVSPLTTWQIFIGKAVPALIVATAQASLVLVIGIFCYQIPFAGSLLLFYATMLFYGLSLVGFGLLISALCSTQQQAFIGVFVFMMPAVLLSGYISPVENMPVWLQDITWVNPIRHFTEITKQIYLKDADFSVVFQSLWPLLIIAIITSSAAYYLFRKKIA from the coding sequence ATGTTTTATCGTCTATACACCTTAATTATGAAAGAGTTACAGTCATTATTACAAGAGCCACAAACTCGAATTATTTTGATTATGCCAGTTATTTTCCAAATGATTTTGTTCCCACTTGCCGCCACATTAGAAGTCACAAATAGCACCATTGCAATTTTTGACCAAGATGGCGGTAAACACTCCGTTGAACTTACTCAACGGTTAGCCAAAGCCAGTGCATTTTCCCACGTGTTGATCGTCAAAAGCGAACATGAAGTACGGGACACACTCGATAACCGCAAAGCGCTGTTAGCCGTGCGTTTTAGCCAAAACTTTAGCGCAAACATCGACTCACATACCCCTGCAAACATGTTGTTGTTACTCGATGGGCGTAATTCAAACAGTTCGCAAATTGCAGCGAATTATGTCGAACAGATTGTGATGCAATATCAGCAAGAGTTAACACAAAACCAAATCAAACCCAATAATAGTGAGTTAGTTATTCGTAACTGGTATAACCCAAACTTAGATTATAAGTGGTTTATTGTGCCCTCTTTAGTGGCGCTCATAACAACAATTGGCGTACTGATTGTGACCTCTCTTTCCATTGCTCGTGAAAGGGAACAAGGAACGCTGGATCAGCTACTGGTTTCCCCATTAACAACATGGCAAATTTTTATTGGTAAAGCAGTGCCTGCGTTAATTGTGGCGACAGCCCAAGCAAGCCTTGTGTTGGTTATCGGGATTTTTTGTTACCAGATCCCATTTGCAGGTTCACTACTACTGTTCTATGCCACGATGCTATTTTATGGTTTGTCATTAGTGGGGTTTGGCTTATTAATTTCAGCCCTTTGCTCGACGCAACAACAAGCTTTCATTGGGGTGTTTGTGTTTATGATGCCAGCTGTACTGCTATCTGGTTATATCTCCCCAGTCGAGAATATGCCTGTTTGGCTACAAGATATCACTTGGGTTAACCCTATTCGTCACTTCACTGAAATCACTAAACAAATCTACCTAAAAGACGCTGATTTTTCAGTGGTTTTTCAAAGTTTATGGCCATTGTTAATTATTGCTATCATCACCAGTTCTGCAGCTTATTATCTCTTTAGGAAGAAAATTGCCTGA
- a CDS encoding Bax inhibitor-1/YccA family protein: protein MGQFDQRNDSLVQRAETGVQAFMSQVYGWMTVGLLLTAFVAWYSVSSGLYYTIATNKILFFGMIIAELGLVMGISFLLQRISGMMATGMFMLYSLLTGLTISVILAAYTGESVAGTFVITAVMFGALSFYGYTTKRSLTGMGNFLFMALIGIVVASLVNIWLQSSMMYWVITYGGVLLFAALTAYDTQKLKEMGAQINEDDRETMRKYSIMGALSLYLDFINLFLMLLRIFGDRR, encoded by the coding sequence ATGGGTCAGTTTGATCAGCGTAATGATTCTCTTGTCCAGAGGGCCGAAACTGGCGTTCAGGCATTTATGTCACAGGTCTACGGCTGGATGACAGTCGGCCTACTGTTGACAGCATTTGTAGCTTGGTATTCAGTCAGTAGTGGTTTGTATTACACCATTGCAACTAATAAAATTTTATTCTTCGGAATGATCATTGCTGAACTGGGTTTGGTAATGGGAATTTCATTCTTACTGCAACGAATTAGCGGAATGATGGCGACGGGCATGTTTATGCTCTATTCATTGCTAACAGGCTTGACCATTTCTGTCATCCTTGCCGCGTATACTGGTGAATCTGTTGCAGGTACTTTTGTTATCACTGCGGTCATGTTTGGTGCATTGAGCTTCTACGGCTACACCACTAAGCGCAGCTTAACAGGAATGGGTAACTTCCTGTTTATGGCACTGATTGGTATCGTTGTGGCTTCCTTAGTTAACATCTGGCTGCAAAGCTCAATGATGTACTGGGTAATCACTTACGGTGGCGTGTTATTGTTTGCTGCGCTGACGGCTTATGACACTCAAAAACTGAAAGAAATGGGTGCGCAAATTAATGAAGATGATAGAGAAACAATGCGTAAATACTCCATTATGGGTGCGTTGTCTCTGTACTTAGACTTCATCAACCTGTTCCTGATGTTACTGCGCATCTTTGGTGATCGTCGCTAA
- the moaE gene encoding molybdopterin synthase catalytic subunit MoaE, which yields MENTHIAVQTHNFSVGEQYQWLAKCDSDGAVVTFTGKVRNHNLGDSVAALTLEHYPGMTEKALANIVIEARERWPLQRVSVIHRIGTLQAGEEIVFVGVTSAHRNAAFQAAEFIMDYLKTKAPFWKKETLPDNERWVEAKDSDEASASRW from the coding sequence ATGGAAAATACCCATATTGCTGTCCAAACACACAATTTCAGTGTTGGTGAACAATATCAGTGGCTTGCGAAGTGTGATAGTGATGGCGCCGTCGTCACTTTTACAGGCAAAGTGCGCAATCACAACCTTGGTGATAGCGTTGCAGCCTTAACCCTTGAGCATTATCCAGGAATGACAGAAAAAGCCTTAGCAAACATTGTGATAGAGGCAAGAGAACGTTGGCCTTTACAGCGTGTGAGTGTGATTCATCGCATTGGTACTTTGCAGGCAGGGGAAGAAATCGTGTTTGTTGGGGTGACGAGTGCACACCGTAATGCAGCATTTCAAGCCGCTGAATTTATTATGGATTACTTAAAGACTAAAGCGCCGTTTTGGAAAAAAGAGACATTGCCAGATAACGAACGCTGGGTTGAAGCGAAAGATAGCGACGAAGCATCTGCAAGCCGCTGGTAA
- the moaD gene encoding molybdopterin synthase sulfur carrier subunit, whose product MITVLFFAQVRELVGTDKLEITEKYQTVESLRLALSQKGDRWALALENGKLLAAVNQSFVSLEHPLVEGDEVAFFPPVTGG is encoded by the coding sequence ATGATTACAGTATTATTCTTTGCGCAAGTTCGCGAATTAGTGGGAACAGATAAACTCGAAATAACTGAAAAATATCAAACGGTTGAGTCTCTACGCCTTGCACTGTCACAAAAAGGTGACCGCTGGGCGCTGGCGTTGGAAAACGGTAAATTGCTGGCAGCAGTTAATCAATCATTTGTTTCTCTTGAACATCCTCTGGTGGAAGGGGATGAAGTGGCCTTTTTCCCACCGGTGACAGGGGGATAA
- the moaC gene encoding cyclic pyranopterin monophosphate synthase MoaC, whose protein sequence is MSQLTHLNASGEAHMVDVSAKAETVREARAEAYVTMTPETLAMIVDGSHHKGDVFATARIAGIQAAKNTWQLIPLCHPLLLTKVEVTLEAEQAHNRVRIETCCRLTGKTGVEMEALTAASVAALTIYDMCKAVQKDMVIGPVRLLEKTGGKSGHFKVE, encoded by the coding sequence ATGTCCCAACTGACTCACCTCAATGCGTCGGGCGAGGCGCATATGGTTGATGTTTCGGCCAAAGCTGAAACTGTCCGTGAAGCTCGTGCAGAAGCTTATGTCACCATGACCCCCGAAACCTTAGCCATGATTGTTGATGGCAGCCACCATAAAGGGGATGTGTTTGCGACGGCACGTATTGCAGGCATCCAAGCCGCTAAAAATACATGGCAGTTAATTCCATTATGCCATCCACTGTTGTTAACTAAAGTGGAAGTCACCCTTGAAGCAGAACAAGCACATAACCGTGTTCGCATTGAAACATGTTGCCGCCTAACAGGTAAAACAGGGGTGGAGATGGAAGCATTAACGGCGGCCTCGGTAGCGGCATTGACCATCTATGACATGTGCAAAGCGGTACAAAAAGACATGGTCATCGGCCCTGTTCGTTTGTTAGAAAAAACAGGCGGCAAATCTGGACATTTTAAGGTGGAATGA
- the moaA gene encoding GTP 3',8-cyclase MoaA: MQQLVDQFDRKFYYLRLSITDVCNFRCTYCLPNGYQPSGRHEFLTLDEIRRVSSAFAELGTEKVRITGGEPTMRKDFSEIIAAIHENAAIKKIAVTTNGYRMARDVQAWKDAGLNAINVSVDSLDPRQFAAITGQDKFFQVMKGIDAAFEAGFEKVKVNAVLMKNVNDIGLKSFLNWIKHRPIQLRFIELMETGDGSDVFQRFHVSGETIRDRLIEEGWYRLPRSRNDGPAQVFSHPDYQGEIGLIMPYEKDFCQSCNRLRVSSLGNLHLCLFGENGIPLRDLLGDDNQNEALKARIQRGLHHKRETHFLHLGDSGITPNLSVIGG; the protein is encoded by the coding sequence ATGCAGCAACTCGTCGATCAATTTGACCGAAAATTTTACTATCTTCGGCTTTCTATAACAGATGTTTGCAACTTTCGTTGCACATACTGCTTACCTAATGGTTATCAGCCAAGTGGCCGCCATGAATTCCTCACACTGGATGAAATTCGTCGTGTCAGCAGCGCATTTGCTGAATTAGGCACAGAAAAAGTGCGTATCACAGGTGGTGAGCCTACCATGCGCAAAGATTTCAGTGAAATCATTGCCGCAATTCATGAAAATGCAGCGATTAAAAAAATTGCAGTAACCACCAATGGCTATCGCATGGCGAGAGACGTTCAAGCATGGAAAGATGCAGGTCTAAATGCGATTAACGTCAGTGTGGACAGCTTAGACCCACGTCAGTTTGCGGCAATCACTGGGCAAGACAAATTTTTCCAAGTGATGAAAGGGATTGATGCTGCGTTTGAAGCTGGCTTTGAAAAAGTAAAAGTCAACGCTGTGCTGATGAAAAATGTCAATGATATCGGGCTGAAGTCATTCCTAAATTGGATTAAGCACCGCCCAATTCAACTGCGTTTTATTGAATTAATGGAAACTGGGGATGGCAGTGATGTTTTCCAGCGTTTTCATGTTTCTGGCGAAACCATTCGCGATCGTTTAATTGAAGAAGGTTGGTATCGACTTCCTCGGTCACGCAATGATGGTCCTGCTCAAGTCTTTAGTCACCCGGATTACCAAGGTGAAATCGGCCTTATCATGCCGTATGAAAAAGACTTTTGCCAAAGCTGCAATCGCCTTCGTGTATCTTCTTTAGGTAATCTCCATTTGTGTCTGTTTGGTGAAAATGGCATCCCTCTACGTGATTTGTTAGGGGATGATAACCAAAACGAAGCGCTAAAAGCACGGATACAGCGTGGTTTGCATCACAAGCGCGAAACGCACTTTCTACATCTGGGCGATAGCGGCATTACTCCTAATTTATCCGTTATTGGCGGTTAA